One genomic region from Nocardia vinacea encodes:
- a CDS encoding family 1 glycosylhydrolase, translated as MRLRALCVAVWAAALLPSSPAFARPEPPAQVAPLGSDFLWGVAASGYQSEGHAPDSNWSRYVAAGKTDDPYRDSVDFFSHYASDIELAAGLGVQVYRISVEWARVQPQPGVWSAEGFRFYDNVIGKIKAAGMRPMITLDHWVFPGWEVDRGGWHNPDMVADWLANARTVVDRYAADNPLWVTFNEPTVYGLNELRHGGLQANDVPGMQDRLAQAHNAIYDHIHQLQPGAMVTSNVAYIPAAEDVVNKPFIDKIADKLDYVGIDYYYGLTPDTVTAQIDNLTKLWNNPLQPEGIYYALQHYSRQFPGKPLYIVENGMPTENGNPRADGYTRGDDLRDTIYWIQRAKADGMNVIGYNYWSLTDNYEWGSYTPRFGLYTVDVLTDPTLTRNPTDAVPAYTAITRNSGVPGDYRPTRAPQPCSLVDAAASCTDPITVPR; from the coding sequence ATGCGACTCCGCGCCCTCTGTGTGGCCGTTTGGGCCGCCGCACTCCTGCCGAGCTCCCCCGCTTTCGCGCGGCCGGAGCCGCCCGCGCAGGTCGCGCCGCTCGGCTCGGACTTCCTCTGGGGTGTCGCGGCCTCGGGCTACCAGTCCGAAGGCCATGCGCCGGACAGCAATTGGAGCCGCTATGTCGCGGCGGGTAAAACCGATGACCCGTACCGTGATTCGGTCGACTTCTTCAGCCACTACGCCTCCGATATCGAACTGGCCGCAGGCTTGGGTGTGCAGGTGTACCGGATCAGTGTGGAATGGGCACGCGTGCAGCCGCAGCCGGGCGTGTGGTCGGCGGAGGGATTCCGCTTCTACGACAATGTGATCGGGAAGATCAAGGCCGCCGGGATGCGTCCGATGATCACCCTTGATCACTGGGTGTTCCCAGGTTGGGAGGTCGATCGCGGCGGTTGGCACAACCCGGACATGGTGGCGGACTGGCTCGCCAACGCCCGCACCGTCGTCGACCGCTACGCCGCCGACAACCCACTGTGGGTCACCTTCAACGAACCCACCGTCTACGGCCTGAACGAACTGCGCCACGGCGGACTCCAGGCCAACGATGTGCCAGGGATGCAGGACCGACTCGCCCAGGCGCACAACGCCATCTACGACCACATCCACCAGTTACAGCCCGGTGCCATGGTCACCAGCAATGTGGCCTATATCCCGGCCGCCGAGGACGTGGTCAACAAGCCGTTCATCGACAAGATCGCCGACAAACTCGACTACGTCGGCATCGATTACTACTACGGCTTGACCCCCGACACCGTGACGGCACAGATCGACAACCTGACCAAGCTCTGGAACAACCCGCTGCAGCCCGAGGGCATCTACTACGCCCTGCAACACTATTCGCGCCAGTTCCCCGGTAAGCCGCTCTACATCGTGGAGAACGGGATGCCCACCGAGAACGGCAATCCCCGCGCCGACGGCTACACCCGCGGCGACGATCTGCGCGACACCATCTACTGGATCCAGCGCGCCAAGGCCGACGGCATGAACGTCATCGGCTACAACTACTGGAGCCTCACCGACAACTACGAATGGGGCAGCTACACACCACGTTTCGGCCTCTACACCGTCGACGTACTGACCGATCCGACCCTCACCCGCAACCCCACCGACGCGGTGCCCGCCTACACCGCGATCACCCGCAACAGCGGTGTTCCCGGCGACTACCGTCCGACTCGGGCACCCCAGCCCTGCTCACTGGTCGACGCGGCAGCCAGCTGCACCGACCCGATCACCGTTCCGCGCTGA
- a CDS encoding pyridoxal phosphate-dependent aminotransferase gives MTRLADNDRLPWRTPAPSLAARTNRSEERKREVRRHLGARPRFAGTGERTFSDVLDAYHGETGLPLAESAVAALDLAWRELMHTQPPDEYADGTLYHKRQPLVLRELAAHKLFGRLAEPADGIPGVRVSPEEVIVCPYSSTMLLEEAVATLARPGGVIVYPEGLYKSSGIHVEKYGLRMEACPVAPDDSFKIDPDLLASCLDYFADRDELCGVLLTLPGNPVFTDYSAEELLAIGRVLVASRVPVICDMAFDCMVEQHIPIAAVEFATDDGVRRLYDQVLTITGNSKGYNAFGPCKLGAACSGDAEWLARIRERLTISFQRESTHLARAIVEHTPESYFAQNRVRMLDQLDRAHGHIDAINARLGANVIRPLGSRQGMFLTVVFDDAVLDQAGVETSAEIEDLLLAGAGIDNVALDRTGSERLGVRFNVLAPRKAPGHESADLVDELFDRLEQLLYEIRNGLTYPKVLAGCGLPVIEQQ, from the coding sequence GTGACTCGGCTGGCTGATAACGATCGGCTGCCTTGGCGGACACCGGCACCCAGCCTCGCCGCCCGCACCAATCGCTCTGAGGAGCGCAAGCGGGAAGTGCGTCGGCATCTGGGTGCGCGGCCGCGGTTCGCGGGGACGGGCGAGCGGACGTTTTCGGATGTGCTGGACGCCTACCACGGCGAGACCGGTCTGCCGCTGGCCGAAAGTGCCGTCGCCGCACTGGATCTGGCATGGCGCGAACTGATGCATACCCAACCGCCGGACGAATACGCCGATGGCACGCTGTATCACAAGCGACAGCCGCTGGTATTGCGAGAGTTGGCAGCGCACAAGCTGTTCGGGCGATTGGCGGAGCCGGCCGACGGGATACCTGGAGTCCGGGTATCGCCGGAGGAGGTCATCGTCTGTCCGTACTCGAGCACCATGCTGCTCGAAGAGGCGGTCGCGACGCTGGCCCGCCCCGGCGGTGTGATCGTGTATCCGGAAGGCCTGTACAAGAGTTCAGGCATTCATGTGGAGAAGTACGGTTTGCGGATGGAGGCGTGCCCTGTTGCGCCGGACGACTCCTTCAAGATCGATCCGGATCTGCTCGCGTCCTGCCTGGACTACTTCGCCGACCGTGACGAACTGTGCGGGGTGCTGCTCACGCTGCCCGGAAATCCGGTATTCACCGACTATTCGGCCGAGGAGTTGCTGGCGATCGGCCGGGTGCTCGTTGCCAGTCGGGTACCGGTCATCTGCGATATGGCCTTCGATTGCATGGTGGAACAGCATATTCCGATCGCCGCAGTGGAGTTCGCGACCGACGATGGTGTGCGTCGGCTGTACGACCAGGTGCTCACCATTACCGGAAACTCCAAGGGCTATAACGCCTTCGGACCATGCAAATTGGGCGCGGCCTGCTCGGGTGATGCCGAATGGCTGGCCAGGATTCGAGAGCGGCTGACCATTTCGTTCCAGCGCGAGTCGACGCATCTGGCGCGGGCGATTGTCGAGCACACGCCCGAGAGTTACTTCGCGCAGAACCGCGTGCGGATGCTCGACCAGCTGGATCGCGCGCACGGCCACATCGATGCGATCAATGCTCGGCTCGGTGCGAACGTCATTCGGCCGCTGGGTAGTCGGCAGGGCATGTTCCTTACCGTGGTCTTCGACGATGCGGTCCTCGACCAGGCGGGCGTCGAAACCAGTGCGGAGATAGAGGATCTGCTGCTTGCCGGTGCCGGAATCGATAATGTCGCGCTGGACCGGACCGGATCCGAGCGCCTCGGTGTCCGATTCAACGTGCTCGCGCCGCGCAAGGCGCCCGGGCACGAGTCGGCGGATCTGGTCGACGAATTATTCGACCGGCTCGAACAGCTTCTGTATGAGATCCGGAATGGGCTGACCTATCCCAAAGTGCTGGCCGGGTGCGGTTTGCCCGTCATCGAACAACAATGA